Part of the Pseudomonas marvdashtae genome, TTTGGGTGATGTAGAAAACCCCGAATTGATTCAGCATTTCGGCAAGCTCTGGAAACGCCTGGCTCGTAACAAGCCAGCACCGGCAGTCAACACCGAAACTGTAGGGGTAGACAGTACCGATGCGTAAACTGGCACTCGTTCCGATCCAGTTTTACCGCTACGCCATTAGTCCTCTGATGGCCAGCCACTGTCGTTTCTACCCCAGTTGTTCCTGCTACGCGTATGAAGCCATAGAAAATCATGGCCTTCTGCGCGGTGGCTGGCTGACCTTTCGTCGTTTAGGTCGCTGTCATCCGTGGAATCCCGGCGGTTATGACCCGGTTCCGCCTATCCCTACCTCCCGTTCTTCTTCGATGGCCGAGTAATCATGGATATCAAACGCACGATCCTGATCGTCGCCCTGGCAATCGTGTCCTATGTCATGGTCCTTAAATGGAACCAGGACTACGGCCAGGCTGCCCTGCCGACTCAGAATGTTGCAGCCAGCAATACCGCACCGAGCCTGCCGGATACAGCAACTGGCAATAGCACCGCCAGCAATGACGATGTCCCGCGCGCGGCAAGCGACACCAGTGCTCCAGCCGAAGCCCCCGT contains:
- the yidD gene encoding membrane protein insertion efficiency factor YidD, encoding MRKLALVPIQFYRYAISPLMASHCRFYPSCSCYAYEAIENHGLLRGGWLTFRRLGRCHPWNPGGYDPVPPIPTSRSSSMAE